From one Microlunatus sp. Gsoil 973 genomic stretch:
- the metK gene encoding methionine adenosyltransferase, producing the protein MATRLFTSESVTEGHPDKISDQISDSILDALLEQDPDSRVAVETLVTTGLVVVAGEVTTKAYVEIPRIVRNRVLRIGYDSSTKGFDGASCGVQVAIGQQSPDIGQGVDKSWEGRAGETADEYDFQGAGDQGMMFGFACNETPTLMPLPIDLAHRLTEQLSVARKDGEMAYLRPDGKAQVTVEYDGDRPVRLDTVVVSSQHAADVDLDALLTPDVRKHVVAPVLERYDLDTTDYKLLVNPTGRFEIGGPMGDAGLTGRKIIVDTYGGYGRHGGGAFSGKDPSKVDRSAAYAMRWVAKNVVKSGLADRCEVQVAYAIGKANPVGFYVDTFGTEKVPTEQIESAVRQVFDLRPAAIVADLKLKRPIFAATAAYGHFGRELPDFTWEATDRADALAAAVKG; encoded by the coding sequence ATGGCGACTCGGCTGTTCACCTCGGAGTCCGTGACTGAGGGGCATCCCGACAAGATCTCCGACCAGATCAGCGACTCCATCCTGGATGCGCTGTTGGAGCAGGATCCCGACAGCCGCGTCGCTGTGGAGACCCTGGTGACCACCGGCCTGGTCGTCGTCGCCGGAGAGGTGACCACCAAGGCCTACGTGGAGATCCCGCGGATCGTCCGCAACCGGGTGCTCAGGATCGGTTACGACTCGTCCACCAAGGGTTTCGACGGCGCCTCCTGCGGGGTCCAGGTGGCCATCGGCCAGCAGTCGCCGGACATCGGCCAGGGCGTCGACAAGTCCTGGGAGGGACGCGCCGGCGAAACCGCCGACGAGTACGACTTCCAGGGTGCCGGCGACCAGGGGATGATGTTCGGCTTCGCCTGCAACGAGACCCCGACCCTGATGCCGCTGCCGATCGACCTGGCGCACCGGCTGACCGAACAGCTGAGCGTGGCACGCAAGGACGGCGAGATGGCCTACCTTCGCCCGGACGGCAAGGCCCAGGTCACCGTTGAGTACGACGGCGACCGGCCGGTGCGGCTGGACACCGTCGTCGTCTCCAGCCAGCACGCCGCGGACGTCGACCTGGACGCGCTGCTGACCCCCGATGTCCGCAAGCACGTCGTGGCGCCGGTGCTGGAGCGCTACGACCTGGACACCACCGACTACAAGCTGCTGGTCAACCCGACCGGCCGCTTCGAGATCGGCGGGCCGATGGGCGACGCCGGCCTGACCGGGCGCAAGATCATCGTCGACACCTACGGCGGCTACGGCCGGCACGGCGGCGGCGCGTTCTCCGGCAAGGACCCGTCCAAGGTCGACCGGTCGGCCGCCTACGCCATGCGCTGGGTCGCCAAGAACGTCGTCAAGTCCGGCCTCGCCGACCGGTGTGAGGTGCAGGTGGCGTACGCGATCGGCAAGGCGAACCCGGTGGGCTTCTACGTCGACACCTTCGGCACCGAGAAGGTCCCGACCGAGCAGATCGAATCGGCGGTACGTCAGGTGTTCGATCTCCGGCCGGCAGCCATCGTCGCCGACCTGAAACTGAAGCGGCCGATCTTCGCCGCGACGGCCGCCTACGGCCACTTCGGCCGGGAACTTCCCGACTTCACCTGGGAGGCGACCGACCGCGCCGACGCCCTCGCCGCCGCCGTCAAAGGCTGA
- a CDS encoding primosomal protein N': MPATPVEPPETPVARVMVDVALPHLDRPFDYAVTTAQAADAVPGARVRVRFAGKLRDGFILQRAAGSDHPGTLAPLYKVVSPEPVLSPEIDRLVRSVADHYAGSYADVLRLAVPPRHAATEKASRVQRDPVRPSASDGPFAAYPTGPGFLAALHRGDSPRAAWQLIPAADPSGDWAYGLATAAAATLTGGRGSLLVVPDVRDLERLRAACCEVLGEQGFVALTADLGPAARYRAFLAALRGDVRVVIGTRAAAFAPVVDLGLLGLYDDGDDLLAEQRAPYPHAREVLAIRAAEQNTAVVFASYGRSCEVQRLVDRGWLKPLAPDRPTLRRTAARIRVAADSDHALSRDPAARAARLPHDVFEVIRAGLAAGPVLVQVPRAGYLVGLSCQTCREPVRCTTCHGPTRAGRTDGPVDGGPADGGPADGGPAHGGPGGRSDGHSDVRSAARSIVLSCRWCGRLLPNWQCPTCGSHRWRAPMVGAARTAEELGRAFPATTVRQSMGGNVVDRVTATPALVVATPGAEPVADGGYAAAVLLDTAVMLLRPDLRAAEEALRRWFNATALVRTGGQGGTVIAVGDAGSRSLQALIRTDPAGFADRELAERAEARFPPAVKLITVDGRAESLTEFTELFKPPEPTEILGPVELGPNASGEVMLSRLTLRSPLTVGTRLTAAAKAVAATRSAKKAEGALRIQVDPVEIG; this comes from the coding sequence GTGCCTGCAACGCCCGTCGAGCCGCCGGAGACGCCGGTCGCCCGGGTGATGGTCGACGTCGCGTTACCGCATCTGGACCGGCCGTTCGACTACGCGGTGACGACGGCACAGGCTGCCGATGCGGTGCCGGGGGCACGGGTCAGGGTTCGGTTCGCGGGCAAGCTCAGGGACGGCTTCATCCTCCAACGGGCGGCCGGGTCCGACCATCCCGGCACCCTCGCGCCGCTGTACAAGGTGGTCTCGCCCGAACCGGTCCTGAGCCCGGAGATCGACCGGCTGGTCCGTTCGGTGGCCGACCACTATGCCGGTTCGTACGCCGACGTCCTGCGGCTTGCCGTCCCGCCTCGGCACGCGGCGACCGAGAAGGCGTCGCGGGTGCAGCGCGATCCGGTACGCCCGTCCGCGTCCGACGGACCGTTCGCGGCGTACCCCACCGGACCCGGCTTCCTCGCCGCGCTGCACCGCGGTGACAGTCCACGGGCTGCCTGGCAGCTGATCCCGGCGGCGGACCCGTCCGGGGACTGGGCGTACGGTCTGGCGACGGCCGCCGCTGCGACGCTGACCGGCGGCCGCGGCAGTCTGCTGGTCGTCCCGGATGTCCGTGATCTTGAGCGGCTGCGGGCGGCCTGCTGCGAGGTCCTCGGTGAGCAGGGGTTCGTCGCCCTGACGGCAGATCTCGGTCCGGCCGCCCGCTATCGGGCCTTCCTGGCCGCGTTGCGCGGCGATGTGCGGGTGGTGATCGGTACGCGGGCGGCGGCCTTCGCACCGGTCGTTGACCTCGGGCTGCTCGGCCTGTACGACGACGGTGACGACCTGCTGGCCGAGCAGCGGGCGCCCTATCCGCACGCCCGGGAGGTGCTGGCGATCCGGGCTGCGGAGCAGAACACCGCGGTCGTCTTCGCGAGTTACGGACGCAGTTGCGAGGTGCAACGCCTGGTCGATCGCGGCTGGCTGAAGCCGCTGGCGCCCGACCGGCCGACGCTCCGGCGGACCGCCGCCCGGATCCGGGTCGCGGCGGACTCCGATCATGCGCTCAGCCGCGACCCGGCGGCTCGCGCCGCCCGCCTGCCGCATGACGTCTTCGAGGTCATCCGGGCCGGGCTGGCGGCGGGACCGGTGCTGGTCCAGGTGCCACGAGCCGGCTACCTGGTGGGTCTGTCCTGCCAGACCTGCCGGGAGCCGGTGCGCTGCACGACCTGTCACGGCCCCACGCGGGCCGGCCGAACGGATGGTCCAGTTGACGGTGGTCCCGCTGACGGTGGTCCTGCTGACGGTGGTCCTGCTCACGGTGGTCCAGGTGGCCGCTCGGATGGGCACTCCGACGTCCGCTCCGCCGCCCGGTCGATCGTTCTGTCCTGCCGGTGGTGCGGACGGCTCTTGCCGAACTGGCAGTGCCCGACCTGCGGCTCACACCGCTGGCGGGCGCCGATGGTCGGTGCGGCACGCACCGCGGAGGAACTCGGCCGGGCCTTTCCGGCCACGACCGTCCGGCAGTCGATGGGCGGCAATGTAGTCGACCGGGTGACGGCCACCCCGGCATTGGTGGTCGCCACGCCGGGCGCCGAGCCGGTGGCGGACGGGGGCTACGCGGCGGCGGTGTTGTTGGATACCGCGGTGATGCTGCTGCGCCCCGACCTGCGGGCGGCCGAGGAGGCGTTGCGGCGTTGGTTCAACGCCACCGCACTGGTCCGCACCGGCGGGCAGGGCGGGACCGTCATCGCGGTCGGCGACGCCGGCTCCCGATCGCTGCAGGCACTGATCCGCACCGATCCCGCAGGTTTCGCGGACAGGGAACTGGCTGAACGCGCCGAGGCCAGATTCCCGCCCGCCGTGAAGCTGATCACTGTCGACGGCCGCGCCGAGTCCCTCACCGAGTTCACCGAACTGTTCAAACCACCGGAGCCGACCGAGATCCTCGGCCCGGTCGAACTCGGTCCGAATGCGTCGGGTGAGGTGATGTTGAGCCGTCTCACCCTCCGATCGCCGCTAACGGTGGGCACCCGGCTGACGGCTGCGGCCAAGGCGGTCGCGGCAACCCGGTCGGCCAAGAAGGCCGAGGGCGCCCTGCGGATCCAGGTGGATCCGGTGGAGATCGGCTGA
- the coaBC gene encoding bifunctional phosphopantothenoylcysteine decarboxylase/phosphopantothenate--cysteine ligase CoaBC, with translation MSRILLGVAGGIAAYKAAELLRRLKESGHDVTVVPTEAALQFVGAPTWAALSGHPVATDVFTGAETVPHVALGRAADLVVVAPATADVLARAASGRADDLLTNCLLTATCPVLYAPAMHTEMWQHPATRANVATLRERGAVVIDPASGRLTGADSGPGRLPEPDELAGIAGSVLDRPDIAAAAAGRDLSGLRVLISAGGTREPIDPVRYIGNASSGLMGYALARAAALRGADVHLVAANVGLPVPAGTTVTGVRTTAELAEEMTKQAAEADIVVMSAAPADFRPESAADRKIKKTSADQTLDIHLVQNPDILAGLVADRTDPAQLIVGFAAETAGTPDELVELGRAKFARKRCDLLVLNAVGDGKVFGQADSEIRILAGDGRVSDSLAGSKDTLAHHIWDAARRLRADR, from the coding sequence GTGAGCCGGATCCTGCTCGGCGTCGCGGGAGGCATCGCGGCGTACAAGGCCGCTGAGCTGCTGCGCCGGCTGAAGGAATCCGGACACGACGTCACGGTCGTTCCGACCGAGGCTGCGCTGCAGTTCGTCGGCGCACCGACCTGGGCCGCGTTGTCCGGGCACCCGGTAGCGACCGACGTCTTCACCGGCGCCGAGACGGTGCCGCACGTCGCCCTCGGCCGGGCCGCCGACCTCGTTGTGGTCGCTCCGGCGACCGCCGATGTGCTGGCCCGGGCGGCCTCCGGCCGAGCCGACGACCTGCTGACCAACTGCCTGCTGACCGCCACCTGCCCGGTGCTGTACGCGCCGGCCATGCACACCGAGATGTGGCAGCACCCGGCCACCCGAGCCAACGTCGCCACGCTGCGGGAACGCGGCGCCGTCGTGATCGATCCGGCCTCCGGTCGGCTGACCGGTGCAGACAGCGGCCCAGGACGGCTCCCCGAGCCCGACGAGTTGGCCGGTATCGCCGGGTCGGTGCTCGACCGTCCGGACATCGCAGCCGCAGCCGCAGGCCGTGATCTCTCCGGCCTGCGCGTCCTGATCAGCGCCGGCGGAACCCGTGAGCCGATCGACCCGGTGCGATACATCGGCAACGCCTCCTCCGGACTGATGGGGTACGCCCTGGCCCGGGCCGCCGCGCTGCGCGGTGCGGACGTGCACCTGGTCGCCGCCAATGTCGGGCTGCCGGTGCCGGCCGGCACAACCGTGACCGGGGTGCGTACCACCGCCGAACTGGCCGAAGAGATGACCAAACAGGCCGCCGAGGCCGACATCGTTGTGATGAGCGCGGCACCGGCCGACTTCCGGCCGGAGTCCGCTGCCGACCGGAAGATCAAGAAGACCTCGGCAGACCAGACGCTGGACATCCACCTGGTACAGAATCCCGACATCCTGGCCGGCCTGGTCGCCGACCGGACCGATCCGGCCCAGCTGATCGTCGGTTTCGCCGCCGAGACCGCCGGCACCCCGGATGAACTGGTCGAGCTGGGCCGCGCCAAGTTCGCCCGGAAGCGGTGCGATCTGCTGGTCCTGAACGCTGTGGGAGACGGCAAGGTCTTCGGTCAGGCGGACTCGGAGATCCGGATCCTCGCCGGCGACGGTCGGGTGTCCGACTCGCTCGCCGGGTCGAAGGACACGCTGGCCCACCACATCTGGGACGCGGCGCGCAGGCTGCGCGCTGACCGCTAA
- the rpoZ gene encoding DNA-directed RNA polymerase subunit omega, whose protein sequence is MTENQTAFQGINNPPIDELLTKTDSKYRLVLFAAKRARQINSYYSQLGEGLLEHVGPLVETGVQEKPLSIALREVNAGVLECIETDGEDEANPKEGVGLTAVEDIPAGFDDPQPGA, encoded by the coding sequence TTGACCGAGAACCAGACTGCTTTCCAGGGCATCAACAACCCGCCGATCGACGAACTGCTGACCAAGACCGACTCCAAGTACCGGCTGGTGCTGTTCGCGGCCAAGCGGGCCCGGCAGATCAATTCCTACTACAGCCAGCTCGGCGAGGGTCTGCTGGAGCATGTCGGTCCGCTGGTCGAGACCGGCGTGCAGGAGAAGCCGCTGTCCATCGCCCTGCGCGAGGTCAACGCCGGCGTTCTGGAGTGCATCGAGACCGACGGTGAGGACGAGGCGAACCCCAAGGAGGGCGTCGGCCTGACCGCGGTCGAGGACATCCCGGCCGGTTTCGACGACCCCCAGCCGGGCGCCTGA
- the mihF gene encoding integration host factor, actinobacterial type: protein MPIPHLSEEQRQQARDAATQARRRRAEVKDRLRSGELTIRDVLRLADSDEVVAHTKVLDVLKSQPRVGEVRATKVMQRLRIASNRRLRGLGKHQIDGLIAEFGSDDA from the coding sequence GTGCCGATCCCACACCTGAGCGAGGAACAGCGTCAGCAGGCGCGCGACGCTGCGACGCAGGCACGCCGGCGACGGGCCGAGGTCAAGGATCGGCTGCGCAGCGGCGAGTTGACCATTCGGGACGTGTTGCGCCTCGCCGACAGCGACGAGGTGGTCGCACACACCAAGGTGCTCGACGTGCTGAAATCACAGCCCCGGGTCGGAGAGGTCCGCGCCACCAAGGTGATGCAGCGACTCAGGATCGCCTCCAACCGGCGACTCCGCGGTCTGGGCAAGCACCAGATCGACGGATTGATCGCCGAATTCGGTTCCGACGACGCGTAG
- a CDS encoding amidohydrolase family protein, translated as MYAIRADHAFDGTRFLPSGATVIIDGERIVGVEPARCELPDGIEVAECSGTLLPGLIDCHTHLIADGTFGGLERTATMSDDQLDGVIIGSLRAHAAAGVTTVRDLGDRGYRTLQFRERPGLPRVVAAGPPLTTPGGHCHFLGGQVDGDVARAVAEHGELGVDVIKVMASGGFATPESDQLGAQFSVTELTAIVEAGHALGLPVVAHAHSLIGAQNAISAGVDGIEHFTCLTDSGPRVDDSFLDRVAAQDITVDLTLSNDRALHSAMTLAVLPPAMAKLMEISGFDSFDAFYRTRLDVLARLREHGVRVVAGVDSGMGPIKPHGNVWRSVGEMVGAGYPLSEALASVTSAAADACGLAETTGRLAVGCSADLLVVDQDLAEDLDTLGSAHEVVIRGARLR; from the coding sequence ATGTATGCGATCCGAGCGGACCACGCCTTCGACGGCACCCGGTTCCTCCCCAGCGGCGCGACGGTGATCATCGACGGTGAGCGGATCGTCGGCGTGGAACCGGCCCGATGTGAGCTGCCGGACGGCATCGAGGTGGCGGAGTGTTCCGGGACTCTGCTGCCGGGCCTGATCGACTGTCACACCCATCTGATCGCCGATGGCACCTTCGGCGGGCTGGAGCGCACGGCGACCATGTCCGACGATCAGCTGGATGGGGTGATCATTGGCTCGCTGCGCGCCCACGCTGCCGCTGGGGTGACGACGGTCCGCGATCTCGGGGACCGCGGTTACCGCACGCTGCAGTTCCGGGAGCGTCCCGGCCTGCCCAGGGTCGTCGCCGCCGGGCCGCCGCTGACCACGCCCGGTGGACATTGTCATTTCCTTGGTGGGCAGGTGGATGGTGACGTCGCTCGTGCCGTCGCCGAGCATGGTGAACTCGGCGTCGACGTGATCAAGGTCATGGCCTCGGGAGGATTTGCCACTCCGGAGAGCGATCAGCTGGGTGCTCAGTTCTCGGTCACTGAGCTCACTGCGATCGTCGAGGCCGGCCATGCCCTGGGTCTGCCGGTGGTTGCGCATGCGCATTCCCTGATCGGTGCCCAGAACGCGATCTCCGCCGGAGTCGACGGGATAGAACACTTCACCTGCCTCACCGATTCCGGACCGCGGGTCGACGACAGCTTCCTTGACCGGGTGGCCGCCCAGGACATCACCGTCGATCTCACCCTGAGCAACGATCGCGCCCTGCACAGCGCGATGACGCTGGCGGTGCTCCCGCCCGCAATGGCGAAACTGATGGAGATCAGCGGATTCGACAGCTTCGACGCCTTCTACCGGACGCGACTCGACGTACTGGCCCGGCTACGCGAACACGGCGTCCGGGTCGTCGCCGGCGTCGACTCGGGCATGGGGCCGATCAAACCGCATGGCAACGTCTGGCGGTCAGTGGGTGAAATGGTCGGTGCGGGCTATCCGTTGAGCGAAGCTCTGGCGTCGGTCACCTCGGCTGCAGCTGACGCCTGTGGTCTCGCGGAAACGACCGGCCGGCTGGCCGTCGGCTGTTCTGCCGACCTGCTGGTCGTCGACCAGGATCTGGCCGAAGACCTCGACACCCTGGGCAGTGCTCACGAGGTGGTGATCCGCGGAGCGCGTCTCCGGTGA
- the fmt gene encoding methionyl-tRNA formyltransferase, producing the protein MRLVFAGTPEVAVPSLDALLASGHEVLAVVTRPDAPSGRGRRLHPSPVAQRAAEAGLEILRPERPRDADFVARLTELAPDCCPVVAYGALIPQKVIDIPRYGWVNLHFSLLPAWRGAAPVQHAIINGDQVTGASTFSLVKEMDAGPVYRTISEPIGPTDTAGDLLHRLSLSGARLLVETLDGIESGDLRPETQPDERISLAPKITVADAEIDWSGSAVDIDRRIRGCYPAPGAWSTFRGERFKINCGTPDDRDDLAPGVLEVTKRSVRVGAGQGSVLLGQVQAQGKKPMPAADWARGVQFADGEKLGG; encoded by the coding sequence GTGAGACTTGTGTTCGCCGGCACCCCAGAGGTCGCCGTGCCGTCGTTGGACGCGCTGTTGGCATCAGGGCACGAGGTGCTCGCCGTCGTCACCCGCCCCGATGCGCCGTCCGGACGCGGTCGACGCCTGCACCCGAGCCCGGTCGCGCAAAGGGCCGCCGAGGCGGGGCTGGAAATTCTGCGCCCCGAGCGGCCGCGAGACGCCGACTTCGTCGCCCGGCTGACCGAACTGGCACCGGACTGCTGCCCGGTCGTCGCCTACGGCGCGTTGATCCCGCAGAAGGTGATCGACATCCCGCGCTACGGGTGGGTGAACCTGCACTTCTCGCTGTTGCCCGCTTGGCGCGGCGCAGCACCGGTCCAGCACGCGATCATCAACGGTGATCAGGTCACCGGCGCGTCGACGTTCTCCCTGGTCAAGGAGATGGACGCAGGTCCGGTCTACCGGACGATCTCGGAACCGATCGGGCCGACCGACACGGCCGGTGACCTGCTGCACCGGCTGTCACTCTCCGGCGCCCGGCTGCTGGTCGAGACGCTGGACGGGATCGAGTCCGGTGATCTTCGACCGGAGACCCAACCCGACGAGCGGATCAGCCTGGCGCCGAAGATCACCGTCGCCGACGCCGAGATCGACTGGTCGGGCAGTGCTGTCGACATCGATCGCCGGATCCGCGGCTGCTATCCGGCGCCCGGCGCCTGGAGCACGTTCCGGGGTGAGCGGTTCAAGATCAACTGCGGCACACCGGATGATCGCGATGATCTTGCTCCCGGTGTACTCGAGGTTACCAAGCGCAGCGTCCGGGTCGGCGCGGGACAGGGAAGCGTACTGCTGGGCCAGGTCCAGGCGCAGGGCAAGAAGCCGATGCCGGCAGCCGACTGGGCACGTGGCGTACAGTTCGCGGACGGGGAGAAGCTCGGCGGATGA
- the gmk gene encoding guanylate kinase: protein MNRLRRNHPEVFISVSATTRRPRPGEQDGIHYLFVDDDEFDKLITTDALLEWAVVHGRHRYGTPRQPLLDALAAGRPAILELDLQGARQVRATWPDARFVFLAPPSWEELLRRQQVRGTEDSAERERRLQTARQEMAAQGEFEHTIVNRDVEQAVRDLVDLLRL from the coding sequence ATGAACCGGCTCCGGCGGAACCATCCCGAGGTCTTCATCTCGGTGTCGGCCACCACCAGGCGGCCGCGACCGGGGGAGCAGGACGGCATCCATTACCTGTTCGTCGACGACGACGAGTTCGACAAGCTGATCACCACCGACGCCCTGCTGGAATGGGCGGTCGTCCACGGCAGGCATCGCTACGGCACGCCGCGGCAGCCGCTGTTGGATGCCCTCGCCGCCGGGCGGCCGGCGATCCTCGAACTGGATCTGCAGGGCGCCCGCCAGGTCCGGGCGACCTGGCCGGACGCCCGGTTCGTGTTCCTGGCGCCGCCGTCCTGGGAGGAGTTGCTGCGTCGCCAGCAGGTGCGGGGGACCGAGGACAGCGCCGAACGGGAGCGCCGGTTGCAGACCGCCCGACAGGAGATGGCCGCCCAGGGCGAGTTCGAGCACACCATCGTCAATCGCGATGTCGAGCAAGCCGTCCGGGACTTGGTAGACTTACTTCGCCTGTGA
- a CDS encoding pyridine nucleotide-disulfide oxidoreductase, with protein sequence MTRDLYGLRLTTGEQAGAAYNEALTAVLRLHPGAVRAASRAVALDPTFALGHATVALLGYEFGERVDIGARLAAAARYASRATDRERSHVHAVQEHVRGDSSPLLRHLTQWPTDALLLSVAVPTIAFTGAPILPGQAWDLVEDCRPAYGDDWWFNGLLAFMRQEQHRYDDAMDLACRSLDQEPAGGHAAHARAHAHYETGDHRSGLSWMDRWITGDGQRVERLAHFCWHAALHELSLGDLAAVARRYEDQLQPTPALGCRALVDSGSLLWRWSITPGAEGVPPVDAVLAAAPEVVDRPPTAFMAMHVAVAHCAAGDTAALASLEAWCARSDDRCIREVCTPLTAALRELASGEPSKAADGLAALEPAVWRVGGSDAQREIVEETRIAALLRAGRYVEARDVLDRRLDRRHSPRDRRWRRVTDQTTDQTTDQITDQITDDTPQKSANM encoded by the coding sequence GTGACGCGCGACCTGTACGGTCTCCGGCTCACCACCGGTGAGCAGGCCGGGGCTGCCTACAACGAAGCGCTGACCGCCGTGCTGCGGTTGCACCCGGGCGCGGTGCGGGCCGCGTCGCGGGCGGTCGCCCTGGATCCGACGTTCGCGCTGGGTCATGCCACCGTCGCACTGCTCGGCTATGAGTTCGGTGAGCGTGTCGACATCGGAGCACGGTTGGCTGCCGCCGCCCGGTACGCGAGCCGGGCGACCGACCGGGAACGCAGTCACGTACACGCCGTCCAGGAACACGTCCGCGGCGATTCATCGCCGCTGTTGAGACACCTCACGCAGTGGCCGACCGACGCCCTGCTGTTGTCGGTGGCCGTGCCGACGATCGCGTTCACCGGCGCCCCCATCCTGCCCGGCCAGGCCTGGGACCTGGTCGAGGACTGCCGGCCGGCGTACGGCGACGACTGGTGGTTCAACGGCCTACTGGCGTTCATGCGGCAGGAACAGCACCGCTACGACGACGCCATGGACCTGGCCTGCCGCTCGCTGGACCAGGAACCGGCCGGCGGACACGCCGCGCACGCCCGGGCGCACGCCCACTACGAGACCGGCGACCATCGCAGCGGACTGTCCTGGATGGACCGCTGGATCACCGGCGACGGACAGCGGGTGGAGCGGCTCGCCCACTTCTGCTGGCACGCTGCACTACATGAGTTGTCCCTGGGCGACCTGGCCGCCGTTGCCCGGCGTTACGAGGACCAGCTGCAACCGACTCCGGCGCTGGGTTGTCGGGCACTGGTCGATTCCGGCTCGCTGCTATGGCGCTGGTCGATCACTCCGGGAGCCGAGGGCGTACCGCCGGTCGACGCTGTGCTTGCCGCGGCGCCCGAGGTTGTCGATCGGCCACCGACCGCGTTCATGGCCATGCATGTTGCGGTGGCGCACTGTGCGGCCGGGGACACCGCGGCCCTGGCGTCGCTGGAGGCCTGGTGTGCGCGCAGCGATGACCGGTGCATCCGGGAGGTGTGTACGCCGCTGACCGCGGCGCTGCGCGAACTCGCCTCCGGTGAGCCGTCGAAAGCCGCCGACGGGTTGGCCGCGCTCGAACCGGCGGTCTGGCGGGTCGGCGGCAGCGACGCCCAGCGCGAGATCGTCGAGGAGACCCGGATTGCGGCGCTGCTCCGGGCGGGCCGTTATGTCGAGGCCCGCGACGTGCTGGATCGCAGGCTGGACCGACGCCATTCTCCGCGGGACCGCCGCTGGCGCCGGGTCACCGACCAGACCACCGACCAGACCACGGACCAGATCACGGACCAGATCACCGACGACACGCCGCAGAAATCCGCGAATATGTGA
- a CDS encoding DUF4037 domain-containing protein has translation MPPDRFVPALELSRDFYAEAVAPLLTGHRHSAALLGWGSDVLGYDTQRSTDHGWGPRLQIFVNPAGVDAVRGTLAGRLPEEFRGRPVNFGWDQVAPEQHVEVLGLGTWLTGQLGVDPRPGLGPTDWLAIPQQQLLGVVRGAVYADPGRELAAVRTGLQWYPRDVWLWLSACQWRRIFQEIAFTGRAAEVGDELGSKIIAGRLARELMRLWFLQQRSYWPYTKWFGTAFARLPDVDDLGTALDHAVSADDHPQRESGLVEAYRIVAGKHNQLRLTDPVEWSIGPYFGRPYQVLHGGFVEACLAAIGDDRLRKLPLVGSADQFVDSTDVLSASGRTRMLKPFLDRLGRTG, from the coding sequence GTGCCACCCGACCGTTTCGTACCTGCCCTCGAGCTGAGTCGCGACTTCTACGCCGAGGCCGTCGCGCCGCTGCTGACCGGACACCGCCACAGTGCCGCACTGCTCGGCTGGGGATCGGATGTTCTCGGGTACGACACCCAGCGGTCGACCGACCACGGTTGGGGGCCGCGCCTTCAGATCTTCGTCAACCCGGCCGGGGTCGATGCGGTGCGCGGCACGCTGGCCGGCCGGCTGCCCGAGGAGTTCCGGGGCCGCCCGGTTAACTTCGGATGGGACCAGGTGGCCCCGGAGCAGCATGTCGAAGTGCTCGGGCTCGGTACCTGGCTGACCGGGCAACTGGGCGTCGACCCGCGACCTGGCCTCGGACCGACCGACTGGCTGGCCATCCCCCAGCAGCAACTCCTCGGCGTGGTCCGTGGCGCGGTGTACGCCGACCCGGGCCGCGAGTTGGCGGCTGTCCGCACCGGTCTGCAGTGGTATCCGCGCGATGTCTGGCTGTGGCTGTCGGCCTGCCAGTGGCGTCGGATCTTCCAGGAGATCGCCTTCACCGGCCGGGCCGCGGAGGTCGGCGACGAACTCGGGTCGAAGATCATCGCCGGGCGGTTGGCGCGTGAGCTGATGCGGCTGTGGTTCCTGCAACAGCGCAGCTATTGGCCGTACACGAAATGGTTCGGTACGGCCTTCGCGAGACTGCCCGACGTCGACGACCTCGGAACCGCTCTCGATCACGCCGTCTCCGCCGACGATCATCCGCAGCGTGAGTCCGGGCTGGTCGAGGCGTACCGGATCGTCGCCGGGAAGCACAACCAACTCCGGCTCACCGACCCGGTGGAGTGGTCGATCGGGCCGTACTTCGGCCGGCCGTACCAGGTGTTGCACGGAGGGTTCGTCGAGGCCTGCCTGGCGGCGATCGGTGATGATCGGCTGCGCAAGCTGCCGTTGGTCGGTTCTGCGGATCAGTTCGTCGACTCGACCGATGTGCTTTCGGCGTCCGGCCGAACGCGGATGCTCAAACCGTTCCTCGACCGCCTCGGGCGGACCGGCTGA